In one Natronosalvus amylolyticus genomic region, the following are encoded:
- a CDS encoding Brp/Blh family beta-carotene 15,15'-dioxygenase, translating into MDAELPNRERQTDGVPTVTSVNARERTRSWARRGALATVLGGVLLSSVAVVLSLPMWIQFLPFAISVVVFGLPHGAVDHLVLPRARGELPRWRSVLGVGILYFLVGGAYTVLWLLEPAVAFGSFILVTALHWGQGDVYALRVFEGTPYLEYGLNRTGTLAVRGSIPMLVPLVAFPGEYERVATAIVGLVDPDAVTALEPAFTTTGRTVVALGLGTVILATLGLGYLRTDDRGTWFVDALETLGLVGYFALVPPILAIGLYFCLWHSLRHILRTMVLDPVARGALEDGDSRRAWRRFARDAAPLTFGGLAVIGLLVLVLPRTPGGLDETLGLYLIGIAVLTLPHVVVVTLLDRIEGVWR; encoded by the coding sequence ATGGACGCTGAACTCCCGAATCGGGAGCGTCAAACCGACGGCGTCCCTACCGTCACGAGCGTGAACGCTCGAGAACGAACCCGGTCGTGGGCCAGACGGGGTGCACTCGCGACCGTCCTCGGGGGCGTCTTGCTCTCGAGTGTCGCCGTCGTGCTGTCGCTCCCGATGTGGATCCAGTTTCTCCCGTTTGCGATCAGCGTCGTCGTCTTCGGCCTCCCTCACGGCGCGGTCGATCACCTCGTTCTCCCCAGAGCCCGCGGTGAACTCCCTCGCTGGCGGTCGGTGCTCGGCGTTGGCATCCTCTATTTCCTGGTTGGTGGGGCCTATACCGTCCTGTGGCTCCTCGAGCCAGCCGTCGCCTTCGGCTCGTTCATCCTCGTGACTGCCCTCCACTGGGGACAGGGGGACGTCTACGCTCTTCGGGTCTTCGAAGGGACACCCTATCTCGAGTACGGCCTGAATCGCACGGGTACCCTCGCCGTCCGTGGTTCGATTCCGATGCTCGTTCCGCTCGTGGCCTTCCCCGGCGAGTACGAGCGCGTCGCCACGGCCATCGTCGGCCTGGTCGATCCAGACGCAGTGACGGCTCTCGAACCGGCGTTCACGACCACGGGCCGGACCGTCGTCGCTCTCGGCCTCGGCACGGTGATTCTCGCTACCCTCGGGCTGGGGTACCTCCGCACCGACGACAGGGGGACCTGGTTCGTAGACGCCCTCGAGACTCTCGGCCTCGTCGGATACTTCGCTCTCGTGCCACCGATCCTCGCTATCGGTCTGTACTTCTGTCTGTGGCACTCGCTGCGGCACATTCTTCGAACGATGGTGCTCGACCCGGTCGCTCGCGGGGCGCTCGAGGATGGCGACAGCCGACGCGCCTGGCGTCGATTCGCCCGCGACGCGGCACCGCTCACCTTCGGTGGGCTGGCCGTCATCGGGTTGCTCGTCCTCGTCCTCCCGCGGACACCGGGCGGTCTGGATGAGACGCTGGGGCTCTACCTGATCGGTATCGCCGTGTTGACGCTCCCTCACGTCGTCGTCGTGACGCTGCTGGACCGGATCGAAGGGGTCTGGCGCTGA
- a CDS encoding polysaccharide deacetylase family protein: MRETISRRRALATLGVTSATLAGCTEYLPNETSEITGEEPNENTVNGSDSNGESTAESSDVRWPAIDTGEVLSDFENLDRWEARTGHIEAAPDEARTGSQAAVLKSDGENAEMRRFFPEGLDLEGWDTSVAIKAEEVSRVVVEFIAPTRDQRLTTVRPIPDEFDGWFRLDCGYEHKPEGEPVLSDVSQLNIVAVGPEGGPTRIVVDDLRRTEAVDNGKAILAFYGGHDSHYEIAAELLEERGWAGAVPVDPGRVGGEGRVDFPELRQLRDRGWDVCSYPRSERDITEQPEDRQRTVIGTARNSLADHGFPDGARHFFAPDWRRMDDTTHTIVRELHESGFLFGSCPAGAPPTGMHMTPVIWGPALRNGVRRHINLCDQYRQLTVIRIPPILDEEDVEGDAMSLDDFEHLLDHIEHRGLDVITPSDLVDGIEESDDSDGEAENESRPEGQILESGHTHRFEGAVSGETEPFDLSEGILTASHESDGELVVELQAIDGKVPNERLVTSANGDSGESILVVSDGTYKLEVDTDGPWSVSLEQPEVHSDDLEDPPLETSGEGSGFIGPLWAEGGLSLDVTHDGEGPFIVDGYGRDGSWEQLVNQTGPFDNSRSYAASGVCWINVEADGNWTVDIVTNE, from the coding sequence ATGAGAGAAACGATTTCCAGACGACGCGCTTTGGCAACACTCGGCGTGACATCGGCCACACTGGCCGGGTGTACAGAGTATCTCCCCAACGAAACGAGCGAGATCACCGGAGAAGAGCCGAACGAAAACACCGTGAACGGAAGCGATTCGAACGGAGAGAGTACGGCCGAAAGTAGCGACGTGCGATGGCCAGCCATCGATACCGGTGAGGTCCTCTCTGACTTCGAGAACCTCGACCGATGGGAAGCACGAACTGGCCACATCGAAGCCGCCCCGGACGAGGCACGGACCGGTTCACAGGCGGCAGTCCTGAAAAGCGACGGCGAAAATGCCGAGATGCGGCGCTTCTTTCCCGAGGGACTCGACCTCGAGGGATGGGATACCTCGGTGGCGATAAAGGCCGAGGAAGTGAGTCGCGTCGTCGTCGAGTTCATCGCACCGACGCGGGACCAACGGCTGACGACCGTCCGGCCGATACCAGACGAATTCGATGGGTGGTTCCGACTCGACTGTGGGTACGAACACAAACCAGAGGGCGAACCAGTTCTTTCGGACGTGAGCCAACTGAACATCGTCGCAGTCGGTCCCGAGGGCGGCCCAACTCGAATCGTCGTCGATGACCTCCGACGTACCGAGGCCGTCGATAACGGAAAAGCGATTCTCGCGTTCTACGGCGGACACGACTCTCACTACGAGATTGCCGCAGAATTGCTCGAGGAACGCGGCTGGGCCGGTGCAGTTCCCGTCGACCCTGGACGGGTTGGTGGTGAGGGACGAGTGGATTTCCCCGAATTACGGCAACTCCGAGACCGCGGTTGGGACGTCTGTTCGTATCCACGCTCGGAGCGAGATATCACCGAACAGCCGGAAGACCGACAACGAACGGTTATTGGCACCGCCCGGAACTCCCTTGCAGATCACGGCTTTCCGGATGGGGCGCGCCACTTCTTTGCGCCCGACTGGCGACGAATGGACGACACGACCCACACCATCGTTCGAGAGCTCCACGAATCCGGTTTCCTCTTCGGGAGTTGCCCGGCCGGTGCCCCGCCAACCGGAATGCACATGACACCAGTCATCTGGGGACCCGCACTCCGCAACGGCGTTCGTCGCCACATCAACCTCTGCGATCAGTATCGTCAACTCACCGTGATTAGAATCCCCCCGATCCTCGACGAGGAAGACGTCGAAGGTGATGCCATGTCCCTCGACGACTTCGAACATCTCCTCGATCACATCGAGCACCGAGGACTCGACGTCATCACACCCTCCGACCTCGTCGACGGAATCGAGGAGAGCGACGACAGTGATGGCGAAGCGGAAAACGAGTCGCGGCCCGAGGGACAAATCCTCGAGAGCGGACACACCCACCGGTTCGAGGGAGCAGTATCTGGCGAAACCGAGCCGTTCGACCTCTCCGAAGGGATTCTCACCGCGTCCCACGAGAGCGATGGCGAACTCGTCGTCGAACTGCAAGCTATCGACGGTAAGGTGCCAAACGAACGGCTGGTTACGTCGGCGAACGGAGACAGCGGTGAGTCGATACTGGTCGTCAGTGACGGAACCTACAAGCTCGAGGTCGATACGGACGGGCCGTGGTCGGTCAGTCTCGAACAACCCGAAGTACACAGTGACGATCTCGAGGATCCGCCACTCGAGACGAGTGGCGAAGGATCGGGGTTCATCGGCCCACTGTGGGCCGAAGGCGGACTCAGTCTCGACGTGACACACGACGGTGAAGGTCCCTTCATCGTCGACGGCTACGGTAGGGATGGAAGCTGGGAGCAACTCGTCAATCAGACTGGACCGTTCGATAACTCCCGGTCGTACGCTGCGAGCGGGGTCTGCTGGATCAACGTCGAAGCGGACGGGAACTGGACGGTCGATATCGTCACTAACGAGTAA
- a CDS encoding helix-turn-helix domain-containing protein: MGFTTTVHLVHDELPLVPTIEVHPDLILRYEYGETLEDRRLLFVSAFCEERSDLERSLEADPTISNPTPIATFDNRTIYRLETETDLEIIPGRCGTDGLFVFTVTSGDGGWIVRGYLPDRDALSAFRARCRERGISFRVTQLCDSSSADEQTYYLTEQQRELLMMAYYAGYFEVPRTITQDDLAERLEISDSAVSQRIRRAVSELIAGTLENNREVDIRG, from the coding sequence ATGGGATTTACTACAACCGTCCATCTGGTCCACGACGAACTCCCGCTGGTGCCGACTATCGAAGTACACCCCGATCTAATACTTCGATACGAGTACGGGGAAACACTCGAGGACCGACGTCTGTTGTTCGTTTCTGCCTTTTGTGAGGAGCGTTCTGACCTCGAGCGGTCACTGGAGGCTGACCCCACCATTTCGAACCCAACTCCGATTGCCACGTTCGACAATCGGACGATCTATCGTCTCGAAACCGAAACCGATCTCGAGATAATTCCCGGCCGATGTGGGACCGACGGCCTGTTCGTATTCACCGTTACGAGCGGGGATGGGGGATGGATCGTCCGTGGATACCTTCCTGATCGAGACGCACTTTCGGCGTTTCGGGCGCGTTGTCGAGAACGCGGCATCTCTTTTCGCGTGACGCAACTGTGTGATTCCTCGTCTGCGGACGAGCAAACCTATTACCTGACCGAACAACAGCGAGAACTACTCATGATGGCGTACTATGCCGGTTACTTCGAGGTCCCACGGACGATTACACAGGACGATCTTGCCGAACGCCTCGAGATTTCAGATTCGGCCGTCTCTCAGCGAATCCGTCGAGCCGTCTCCGAGTTGATAGCGGGCACGCTCGAAAATAATCGTGAAGTTGACATACGCGGTTGA
- the glmU gene encoding bifunctional sugar-1-phosphate nucleotidylyltransferase/acetyltransferase, with protein MQTVILAAGQGTRMRPLSESVPKPMLPVTSKPLVAHTVEAAIEAGADEIVLVVGYGADVVRDYFGDRFQGVRIRYAVQDQQDGTAGALWAASEYLDPSEPFAVINGDIVFDRPSLSALFAAGPAVGSTRVEEPSNYGVLEVSGGTVTGIVEKPDDPPGRLANAGAYVFPPAAFACLDVRRSERGEYELTDILSRVLEDETIDVGHVEFGQWLDVGRPWELLEANERKLAELERDIRGTVSDDAEISGTVVVEPGATIRSDVVLEGPALIRSGATVGPNAYVRGATLIGEGATVGHGVEIKNSVLMAGTSVGHLSYVGDSVLGRDVNVGAGTAIANLRHDDQPIEMIVSGERVSTGRRKFGVVLGDEAKTGINTSLNPGVRLSSGQTTVPGESVFSDR; from the coding sequence ATGCAAACCGTTATTCTCGCGGCCGGACAGGGAACCCGAATGCGCCCGCTCTCCGAATCGGTGCCAAAGCCGATGTTGCCGGTTACGAGCAAACCACTGGTAGCACACACTGTGGAGGCGGCAATCGAGGCCGGGGCCGATGAAATCGTTCTCGTCGTCGGCTACGGGGCCGATGTCGTCCGTGATTACTTCGGAGACCGGTTCCAGGGCGTTCGGATTCGATACGCCGTACAGGATCAACAAGACGGAACCGCAGGGGCGCTCTGGGCGGCAAGTGAGTATCTCGACCCCAGCGAACCGTTCGCGGTGATCAACGGCGACATAGTCTTCGACCGGCCGTCACTTTCGGCCCTGTTTGCGGCCGGTCCGGCCGTCGGGTCAACTCGCGTCGAGGAACCGTCGAACTACGGAGTCCTCGAGGTCTCGGGTGGAACGGTCACTGGCATCGTCGAAAAGCCCGATGACCCACCCGGAAGGCTCGCAAACGCGGGTGCGTACGTCTTTCCTCCAGCGGCCTTCGCGTGTCTCGATGTCCGTCGGAGCGAACGTGGCGAGTACGAACTCACCGATATACTGAGTCGAGTGCTCGAGGACGAGACCATCGACGTCGGTCACGTCGAATTTGGCCAGTGGCTCGACGTCGGCCGTCCGTGGGAACTGCTCGAGGCAAACGAGCGGAAACTGGCCGAACTGGAGCGCGATATCCGCGGAACAGTCAGTGACGACGCCGAGATTTCCGGCACGGTCGTCGTGGAACCGGGTGCGACAATCCGATCGGATGTGGTTCTCGAGGGGCCAGCGCTGATTCGGTCGGGAGCGACCGTCGGGCCGAACGCGTACGTTCGGGGGGCGACGCTCATCGGTGAGGGCGCCACTGTCGGCCACGGCGTCGAGATCAAAAACAGCGTGTTGATGGCGGGGACCAGCGTCGGCCATCTCTCTTACGTCGGTGACAGCGTTCTCGGACGGGACGTCAACGTCGGTGCGGGGACGGCTATCGCAAACCTGCGCCACGACGATCAACCGATCGAAATGATCGTTTCGGGAGAGCGTGTTTCGACCGGTCGGCGGAAGTTCGGGGTCGTCCTCGGCGACGAGGCCAAGACGGGTATCAATACGAGTCTCAACCCCGGTGTACGACTGTCGTCGGGTCAGACGACTGTGCCCGGAGAGAGCGTATTCTCCGATCGGTAG
- the glmM gene encoding phosphoglucosamine mutase, producing MFGTSGIRGTVGTDVTAELALDVGRALASEGYERVVVGRDVRPSGAVLADALMAGVRECGGTVLEVGVAPTPTIARAVSWTESDAGVVITASHNPATDNGIKLWNPSGRAFDPEQCETIATRLERGTFTLQPWDGHGSSEPVENALERHSRELSEAVSLDTSPSVVVDVGNGTGGITARVLADLGCDVVTLNGQQDGSFPGRPSEPTRETLGDLASFVELSDADLGIAHDGDADRMVAVDETGTFVPKDVLLALFARETATVGDVVAVPVDTSMAVDDALESVGAAATRTPVGDVFVADRAMDSDVVFGGEPSGAWIWPQETPCPDGPLAACKLLSLVADRGPLSTLVSAIETYPIRRQSIDVTDKAAVIGRVRDRCRQRYADVDSMDGVYVAFEDGWMLVRASGTEPVVRITAEARTDSRANEIEAIAVDLLEAATSRE from the coding sequence ATGTTTGGAACGAGCGGTATTCGCGGTACTGTTGGCACCGACGTCACGGCCGAACTCGCCCTCGATGTGGGCCGAGCCCTCGCCTCCGAGGGGTACGAACGCGTCGTCGTCGGACGGGACGTCCGACCGAGCGGTGCTGTGCTGGCCGACGCGCTGATGGCCGGTGTCAGAGAATGTGGTGGCACCGTCCTCGAGGTTGGAGTCGCTCCCACACCGACAATCGCCAGAGCAGTTTCGTGGACGGAAAGCGATGCGGGCGTCGTCATCACGGCCTCGCACAACCCAGCAACGGACAACGGGATCAAACTCTGGAACCCCTCCGGCAGGGCGTTCGATCCCGAGCAGTGTGAGACGATTGCAACCCGTCTCGAACGAGGTACATTCACGCTCCAGCCCTGGGACGGCCACGGCTCGAGCGAACCGGTGGAGAACGCACTCGAGCGTCACTCGAGGGAACTGAGTGAGGCCGTTTCACTCGATACGTCGCCGAGCGTCGTCGTCGACGTCGGCAACGGAACTGGCGGGATCACTGCTCGTGTCCTCGCCGATCTGGGGTGTGACGTCGTGACGCTGAACGGCCAACAGGACGGGAGTTTTCCGGGGCGTCCGAGTGAGCCGACACGGGAGACGCTTGGCGATCTCGCGTCTTTCGTCGAGTTGAGCGATGCAGACCTGGGTATAGCTCACGATGGTGACGCCGATCGGATGGTCGCGGTCGACGAGACAGGAACGTTCGTTCCGAAAGACGTCCTTCTGGCACTCTTTGCCCGTGAGACGGCAACCGTCGGCGACGTCGTTGCGGTTCCGGTCGACACGAGTATGGCTGTCGACGATGCCCTCGAGAGCGTGGGTGCCGCCGCCACTCGTACACCCGTTGGTGACGTTTTCGTCGCCGACCGAGCCATGGACTCGGACGTCGTCTTCGGCGGTGAGCCGAGCGGGGCGTGGATCTGGCCACAGGAAACGCCGTGTCCCGACGGGCCACTCGCAGCCTGTAAGCTCCTCTCGCTCGTCGCCGACCGTGGGCCGCTCTCGACGCTCGTTTCAGCAATCGAGACGTACCCGATTCGTCGGCAATCGATCGACGTTACCGACAAAGCAGCGGTTATCGGCCGTGTACGCGACCGCTGTCGTCAGCGGTACGCCGACGTCGACTCGATGGACGGCGTCTACGTCGCTTTCGAGGACGGATGGATGCTCGTGCGAGCGAGCGGAACCGAACCCGTCGTGCGGATCACTGCCGAAGCGCGAACCGATTCGCGGGCAAACGAAATTGAAGCCATCGCGGTCGACCTGCTGGAGGCAGCAACGAGCAGAGAATAG
- a CDS encoding alkaline phosphatase family protein, whose translation MKATVSNDGQHPTQDGDRMEALLIGIDAGCLSVFDRLAEENVIPHLQSLLEDGVAGPLESQVPPWTPSAWPSMFTGVNPGKHGVYGFTGFDGYDFHVVKGNDVKAHRLWTLLDQHDRSSVVVNVPVTHPPDEIEGAIIPGFIGPENPPCHPEGILDDVRDAISEYRVYPRYSRGDDSLSDAEKMDEYCTLVRMRGEAFQYLSDRFHPDFGFLQFQKTDTVFHEFDGDWEKVKQVYAATDEQIGAVLEACDPRRVFVASDHGMGRYEKPEFRVNAFLEDAGYLETTLGGKGMPTWNVMRDDLRDGEQAETWEPSTTERLAASLASVGITTHRIGQVLERLGLVDVAKARVPDGVVRTGNEQVDFPASTAYVRARTELGVRMNVEGRDPAGKVPSAEYETVRAELIEELESVTAPDGEPVFQEVAPREAFFEGPYTDRAVDIVTVPNDFQHFLSAQPSEQYFVETTEPWNHKLDGIFVAAGDGIDETRSVDAAHLFDIAPTILASLDVPYSDRMDGRVLPIVEPTEAIAYPSYVSTERKSVDSAVESRLEELGYVE comes from the coding sequence ATGAAAGCTACCGTATCGAACGACGGGCAGCACCCGACCCAGGACGGGGACCGAATGGAAGCGTTGCTCATCGGTATCGACGCTGGGTGTCTCTCGGTGTTTGATCGCCTCGCAGAAGAAAACGTCATTCCGCATCTCCAGTCGCTGCTCGAGGACGGCGTGGCCGGTCCACTCGAGTCTCAGGTGCCACCATGGACGCCGAGTGCATGGCCATCGATGTTTACCGGAGTGAACCCTGGAAAGCACGGTGTCTACGGATTCACCGGCTTCGACGGCTACGATTTTCACGTCGTCAAAGGCAATGACGTCAAGGCCCACCGGCTCTGGACGCTGCTCGATCAGCACGACCGCTCGAGCGTCGTCGTCAACGTCCCGGTGACACACCCGCCGGACGAGATCGAGGGGGCCATCATTCCGGGATTTATCGGCCCCGAAAACCCACCGTGTCACCCTGAGGGCATCCTCGACGACGTACGCGATGCGATTAGCGAGTACCGTGTCTATCCACGCTATTCCAGGGGTGACGACTCGCTCTCGGATGCCGAAAAAATGGACGAGTACTGTACGCTCGTTCGGATGCGTGGCGAGGCGTTTCAGTACCTCTCCGACCGGTTCCATCCTGATTTCGGCTTCCTCCAGTTTCAGAAAACCGACACGGTCTTTCACGAGTTCGACGGCGACTGGGAGAAGGTCAAACAGGTGTACGCCGCGACGGACGAACAGATCGGTGCGGTTCTCGAGGCCTGTGATCCGCGACGAGTGTTCGTCGCGAGCGATCATGGCATGGGGCGATACGAGAAGCCCGAATTTCGTGTCAACGCATTTCTCGAGGACGCTGGCTACCTCGAGACGACTCTCGGCGGCAAGGGGATGCCGACGTGGAACGTGATGCGAGACGACCTTCGAGACGGCGAACAGGCAGAAACGTGGGAGCCGAGCACGACCGAGCGTCTCGCGGCCTCACTGGCGAGCGTCGGGATAACGACCCACCGAATAGGACAGGTGCTTGAACGACTTGGTCTCGTGGATGTGGCGAAAGCACGCGTCCCCGATGGCGTCGTCCGCACCGGCAACGAACAGGTGGACTTCCCGGCGTCCACGGCGTACGTTCGTGCGCGAACCGAACTGGGCGTTCGAATGAACGTCGAGGGACGGGATCCTGCAGGAAAGGTTCCTTCGGCAGAGTACGAGACCGTTCGCGCCGAACTCATCGAAGAACTGGAGTCGGTGACCGCTCCCGATGGCGAACCTGTCTTTCAGGAGGTGGCTCCCCGGGAAGCGTTTTTCGAGGGGCCGTACACCGACCGAGCGGTCGACATCGTTACCGTCCCGAACGACTTCCAGCATTTCCTGTCGGCCCAACCGTCCGAACAATACTTCGTCGAGACGACCGAGCCCTGGAACCACAAACTCGACGGCATATTCGTCGCCGCCGGCGATGGAATCGACGAGACACGATCCGTGGATGCTGCTCACCTGTTCGACATCGCACCGACCATCCTCGCGTCGCTTGACGTTCCGTATAGCGACCGAATGGATGGTCGCGTCCTGCCAATCGTTGAACCAACCGAGGCCATAGCCTACCCGTCGTACGTATCCACGGAACGGAAGTCCGTGGATTCGGCCGTCGAAAGCCGACTCGAAGAACTGGGGTACGTGGAGTGA
- a CDS encoding carbamoyltransferase family protein: protein MTYTLSLKPAIDLYGQHDPSAALFADGELLFAIEEERLTREKHAVDTFPEQAIRACLEYEAIELDDVEKIVLPYQPKLRRKILGHYLRNTFQLDSNLRKISHLQNVARDLFMAQLAPTRLVENRLEGIGTPVPPIDCRPHHECHAVSAFHPSSFDEAMVLTADAKGEYDSTVVWHATFDGLTRVRTYEHPNSWGLFYAAITNYLGYRMFNGEGKVMGLAPYGEENPEIEALLRRTIETGVDYDVTGLTGRWGTEHGVRALEDLFDRPRSTTTETFDQFEKDLAYTAQKLLEESVTSIVQEYTGQIDTGNVGLAGGVILNCKLNKAIMELPSVDELFIQPVAHDAGLALGGGWIDRHPDEVAPMSDVYFGPQYENDHIRQLLETNKIAYTEPDDLERQVAELIADGALVGWFQGRLELGPRALGNRSILADPRTTDSRDRVNRFVKHREEWRPFAPSMTRSAADDYLENATESPYMIKTFDVKPERRDEVSAVVHPGDDTTRPQTVTKAQNPRYHRLLTAFEEITGVPVLLNTSFNDHAEPIVNTPTEALKDFYGMGLDVLVLEDLLVTKPHSNSLESAGIADGRCL from the coding sequence ATGACGTATACTCTCTCACTGAAACCGGCTATCGATCTCTACGGCCAGCACGATCCGAGCGCAGCGCTCTTCGCCGATGGCGAACTGTTATTTGCAATCGAAGAAGAGCGACTGACTCGGGAGAAACACGCCGTCGACACCTTCCCGGAACAGGCGATTCGGGCCTGCCTCGAGTACGAAGCTATCGAACTCGACGACGTGGAGAAGATCGTTCTTCCATACCAGCCGAAACTCCGACGAAAGATCCTCGGCCACTATCTGCGGAACACGTTCCAGCTCGATAGCAATCTCCGAAAGATCTCACACCTTCAGAACGTCGCCAGAGACCTGTTTATGGCACAACTCGCGCCGACTCGTCTCGTCGAAAACCGCCTCGAGGGAATCGGTACGCCGGTCCCCCCGATCGACTGTCGACCACACCACGAGTGTCACGCGGTGAGCGCGTTCCACCCGTCGTCGTTCGACGAGGCGATGGTACTGACTGCCGACGCGAAAGGCGAGTACGATTCGACCGTCGTCTGGCACGCCACGTTCGATGGGCTCACTCGAGTCCGGACGTACGAGCATCCGAACAGCTGGGGGTTGTTCTACGCCGCCATCACGAACTATCTGGGCTACCGGATGTTCAACGGCGAGGGGAAAGTAATGGGGCTCGCTCCGTACGGCGAGGAAAACCCCGAAATCGAGGCCTTGCTCCGTCGAACGATCGAGACGGGCGTCGACTACGACGTGACCGGACTGACCGGGCGCTGGGGAACCGAACACGGCGTCCGAGCCCTCGAGGACCTGTTCGATCGCCCACGGTCGACGACGACCGAAACGTTCGATCAGTTCGAAAAAGACCTCGCCTACACCGCCCAGAAGCTACTGGAGGAGTCGGTTACGTCCATTGTCCAGGAGTATACCGGTCAGATCGATACGGGCAATGTCGGTCTCGCTGGTGGCGTCATCCTCAACTGCAAGTTGAACAAGGCCATCATGGAACTCCCGTCGGTCGACGAGCTGTTCATCCAGCCGGTCGCTCACGACGCTGGTCTCGCCCTGGGCGGTGGCTGGATCGACCGTCACCCGGACGAGGTCGCCCCGATGAGTGACGTATATTTCGGTCCACAGTACGAAAACGACCACATTCGCCAGCTTCTCGAGACGAACAAAATCGCCTACACCGAACCGGACGACCTCGAACGACAGGTCGCCGAACTGATCGCGGATGGTGCACTGGTCGGCTGGTTCCAGGGTCGCCTCGAGCTGGGGCCTCGAGCGCTCGGTAACCGCAGTATCCTCGCGGACCCGCGAACGACCGACTCGCGCGACCGAGTCAACCGCTTCGTCAAGCACCGAGAAGAGTGGCGTCCGTTCGCCCCGTCGATGACCAGATCTGCGGCCGACGACTACCTCGAAAACGCGACGGAAAGCCCGTATATGATCAAGACGTTCGACGTGAAACCCGAGCGCCGTGACGAGGTAAGTGCGGTCGTCCATCCGGGTGACGACACGACTCGGCCACAGACCGTGACCAAAGCGCAGAATCCGCGTTACCATCGACTGCTCACGGCGTTCGAGGAGATCACCGGCGTTCCGGTTCTCCTCAACACCTCGTTCAACGATCACGCCGAGCCAATCGTCAATACGCCGACAGAGGCGCTCAAGGACTTCTACGGGATGGGGCTCGACGTCCTCGTCCTCGAAGATCTTCTCGTGACGAAGCCTCATTCGAACAGCCTCGAGTCGGCTGGGATAGCGGACGGTCGGTGCCTTTAG